In Methanomicrobia archaeon, one DNA window encodes the following:
- a CDS encoding DUF5402 family protein: MKEEIVEGRKRLEGELRKLVGNVFVPEAKVFGMACGCIGFAADLRGLQVDAVEVFMEKINALLEEISVSVGVKPEIIYARKLPGSEEVVVFTTRELCERCKKEFAGSKAPPRPDILILKKKRQL; this comes from the coding sequence GTGAAAGAAGAGATAGTAGAAGGTAGGAAAAGGCTTGAAGGCGAGCTGAGGAAACTGGTGGGCAACGTTTTCGTGCCGGAGGCGAAGGTGTTCGGAATGGCGTGCGGCTGTATTGGGTTTGCGGCGGATTTACGGGGTTTGCAGGTCGATGCAGTCGAGGTATTTATGGAGAAGATAAATGCGCTGTTGGAGGAGATAAGCGTGTCAGTAGGCGTCAAGCCCGAGATCATTTATGCGCGGAAGTTACCGGGCAGTGAAGAGGTGGTGGTATTCACGACGCGTGAATTATGCGAGCGCTGCAAAAAAGAGTTTGCGGGCTCTAAAGCGCCGCCAAGGCCTGATATACTCATATTAAAGAAGAAAAGGCAGCTTTAG